One genomic window of Dethiosulfovibrio russensis includes the following:
- a CDS encoding response regulator: MKRSLPTLKKALAVSIGLFLALIAVLIVVNYRSQRSFERQTVRALQIQADNMASIMGYILFERRQDAYDIAESKELTAYFQGRDLGMSREYGLKASQENLHTLLKRKLQNTTFENDMVYYRIAVILDDGSPLAVTPAVQGNPPDWLKYRYTLNPSGRIITEWENGESRLVISYPYFYKGKYEGQIVLWMTPSDILARLRARQSTEPWNNIFLTTWNGQRVTSPFENPQEASKIFHHLEGAEEPMEVKVGEEDKPTKVLAAKAAVPGASLFLFLVTPRDRVFGSATPYGNLIIMGASALLLLGGGLFLLRENTKAVILKARVDEAEKNQTTVKEHNERLKTEIRDRKKAEGALQGQLSFMQVLLDTIPNPVYYFDKNGIIIGCNRAFSSLLGREGWGTIGASLGELLPTKVSKKLMDLGERILNGHEPVRFQLPIDIDGREYRFFFNQAAFHSNEDNSGVVGVMEDVTALIQNAVELREAKEEAERANRAKSTFLANMSHEIRTPMNAVLGMTELALETTYDKDQRECLETIHEASCSLMDIINDILDISKIESGHMEIDSHPFDLGEVAWKSASYLAKEAHGKGLELNVDIDEDLAESYIGDSVRIRQIMVNLLSNAVKFTDEGEILMSVKATEKTAKVDSVEIRIEDTGIGLSEKEITRIFSPFIQADVSTTKRYGGTGLGLSICKKLVEMMGGELEVQSAPGKGSVFSFAIPLRIGDRNRQNLHPELRSRSALIVDDNETNRAILSRKLSAWGMEVHQAKSGEEALKILTGKNRRSADIMILDCHMPDMDGPTVLERLNQEDAMPEAAIMFSSLDGPDVKSRCRDLGIRWFLTKPIPDSVLKKTLIKSITPEEAGSTPQELGDQDLFGVGKSVLVVEDNEFNARIMRRTMERRGFQVILALDGVEALKKIDETRPDLVLMDIQMPVMDGKETTREIRREELRSGRPRLPVIALTAYAMTEEKSAILESGVDDIVTKPVNREELFRAITALLPETSETEPTPTPTEKSDGILDPDRVAALLEMIGKDQAIMEEVIGDFIENLPSQLENLSQAVAKRSPEETAKAAHGLKGSLGTVGARETWEICVRLERLAKETDSTACVEVFKELELSLRKLTNELKRGGWKKYVE, translated from the coding sequence TTTCTGGCCCTGATAGCGGTCCTGATAGTGGTGAACTACCGGTCTCAGAGGTCCTTCGAGAGACAGACTGTACGGGCTCTTCAGATACAGGCGGACAACATGGCCTCCATAATGGGCTACATACTGTTCGAGAGAAGACAGGACGCCTACGACATAGCCGAAAGCAAGGAACTCACCGCCTACTTTCAGGGGCGGGACCTCGGTATGTCCAGGGAATACGGGTTGAAGGCCAGCCAGGAAAACCTTCATACCCTGCTGAAGAGGAAACTCCAGAACACAACGTTCGAAAACGACATGGTCTACTACAGAATAGCGGTCATACTGGACGACGGCAGCCCCCTCGCAGTGACCCCGGCCGTACAGGGCAACCCTCCCGACTGGCTCAAATACCGCTACACCCTCAACCCCTCGGGGCGGATCATAACCGAGTGGGAGAACGGAGAGAGCCGACTGGTTATATCCTACCCCTACTTCTACAAGGGGAAGTACGAGGGACAGATCGTGCTGTGGATGACCCCGTCGGACATACTGGCAAGACTCAGAGCGAGACAGAGCACCGAGCCGTGGAACAACATATTCCTCACCACCTGGAACGGCCAGAGGGTGACGTCGCCGTTCGAGAACCCCCAGGAGGCCAGCAAGATATTCCACCACCTGGAGGGAGCGGAGGAACCGATGGAGGTAAAGGTGGGAGAGGAGGACAAGCCAACCAAGGTCCTGGCCGCAAAGGCGGCTGTTCCGGGAGCGTCTTTGTTCCTCTTCCTAGTGACCCCTAGAGACAGGGTCTTCGGCTCCGCAACCCCCTACGGCAACCTGATCATAATGGGAGCCTCCGCACTGTTGCTCCTGGGAGGCGGACTATTCCTCCTTAGGGAAAACACCAAGGCCGTGATACTGAAGGCCAGGGTCGACGAGGCGGAGAAAAATCAAACGACCGTCAAGGAACACAACGAAAGGCTCAAGACCGAGATAAGGGACCGCAAAAAAGCTGAGGGAGCCCTACAGGGACAGCTATCCTTCATGCAGGTCCTTTTGGATACGATCCCCAACCCGGTTTACTACTTCGATAAAAACGGCATAATAATAGGGTGTAACAGGGCCTTTTCCTCACTGCTGGGTCGAGAGGGATGGGGAACGATCGGCGCATCCCTGGGAGAGCTGCTCCCTACGAAAGTATCGAAAAAGCTCATGGACCTGGGAGAAAGGATCTTGAACGGCCACGAACCGGTCCGATTCCAGCTTCCCATTGATATCGACGGCCGGGAATACCGTTTTTTCTTCAATCAGGCGGCATTCCATTCGAACGAGGACAATTCCGGGGTGGTAGGGGTTATGGAAGACGTCACGGCCCTCATTCAAAACGCCGTCGAGCTCAGAGAGGCCAAGGAAGAGGCGGAGAGGGCCAACAGGGCAAAGAGCACCTTTCTGGCCAACATGAGCCACGAGATCAGGACCCCCATGAACGCCGTGTTGGGCATGACCGAGCTCGCCCTGGAGACCACCTACGACAAGGACCAGAGGGAATGCCTGGAGACGATACACGAGGCCTCCTGTTCGCTGATGGACATAATCAACGACATACTGGACATATCCAAGATCGAATCGGGACACATGGAGATAGACAGCCACCCCTTCGACCTTGGCGAGGTCGCCTGGAAATCCGCCAGTTACCTCGCCAAGGAAGCCCACGGCAAGGGATTGGAACTGAACGTCGACATAGACGAAGACCTGGCGGAAAGCTACATAGGCGATTCGGTGAGGATAAGACAGATAATGGTCAACCTGCTTAGCAACGCGGTCAAATTCACCGACGAAGGGGAGATCCTTATGTCGGTGAAGGCTACGGAAAAAACCGCAAAGGTGGATTCGGTAGAGATAAGGATAGAGGACACAGGAATAGGGCTGTCCGAAAAAGAGATAACAAGGATATTCTCTCCCTTCATCCAGGCCGACGTATCGACGACCAAGCGCTACGGAGGCACAGGACTCGGCCTGTCCATATGCAAAAAACTGGTGGAGATGATGGGAGGAGAACTTGAGGTTCAAAGCGCTCCCGGAAAGGGAAGCGTCTTCAGCTTCGCTATTCCCCTGAGAATAGGAGACCGAAACAGGCAGAACCTACATCCCGAACTGAGATCCCGTTCTGCCCTGATAGTGGACGACAACGAGACCAACAGGGCCATACTTAGCCGCAAGCTGTCCGCCTGGGGCATGGAAGTCCACCAAGCAAAATCAGGAGAGGAAGCCCTGAAAATATTGACCGGAAAAAACCGAAGATCGGCGGACATAATGATACTGGACTGCCATATGCCAGACATGGACGGCCCCACCGTGCTTGAAAGACTAAATCAAGAGGACGCCATGCCGGAGGCGGCCATAATGTTCAGCTCCCTAGACGGGCCGGATGTAAAATCCAGATGCAGAGATCTCGGCATACGTTGGTTTCTGACTAAGCCCATCCCGGACAGCGTGTTGAAGAAAACCCTGATAAAATCCATAACCCCGGAGGAAGCGGGCTCCACGCCGCAGGAACTGGGCGATCAGGATCTGTTCGGGGTCGGGAAGTCCGTGCTGGTCGTTGAGGACAACGAATTCAACGCCAGGATAATGAGAAGGACCATGGAAAGACGGGGCTTTCAGGTAATCCTGGCATTAGACGGCGTGGAGGCACTGAAAAAGATAGACGAGACCAGGCCTGACCTGGTTCTGATGGACATACAGATGCCTGTAATGGACGGAAAGGAGACCACCAGAGAGATCCGACGGGAAGAACTCCGATCGGGACGTCCCAGACTTCCGGTGATAGCCCTTACCGCCTATGCCATGACGGAGGAAAAATCGGCCATACTGGAATCGGGGGTAGACGACATAGTCACCAAACCGGTCAACAGAGAGGAGCTGTTCCGGGCCATAACGGCTCTGCTTCCGGAGACATCGGAAACAGAGCCCACGCCCACTCCGACGGAGAAATCCGATGGAATCCTGGATCCCGACAGGGTCGCGGCGCTTCTGGAAATGATTGGAAAGGATCAGGCCATAATGGAGGAGGTCATCGGCGACTTCATTGAAAATCTGCCGTCCCAGCTAGAAAATTTGTCTCAAGCCGTGGCAAAGAGGTCGCCGGAGGAAACGGCAAAGGCGGCTCACGGCCTGAAAGGATCGCTCGGAACGGTAGGAGCCCGAGAGACCTGGGAGATATGCGTCCGACTTGAGAGACTTGCCAAGGAAACCGATTCGACCGCCTGCGTCGAGGTGTTTAAAGAGCTCGAATTATCTCTGAGAAAACTGACGAACGAACTGAAAAGAGGCGGCTGGAAAAAATACGTCGAATGA